A segment of the Mustelus asterias chromosome 28, sMusAst1.hap1.1, whole genome shotgun sequence genome:
TATGGAATTATGTAGCAGTTTCTAAAATGTAGAGATGTACAATTTTCAATGAAATAACCTGTTCCGAAGTTTACTTAGAGCTCAACGTCCAACTGCAATGTGCAGCGAGATGATTCAGACCTACTTATGGTCCACATGTTGTTCATCGACATTATCACCATGAAGTATTTGACAGGAGTATTTAAGGTATTAATAGCCTCAAAACAAGTGATTGGTTGCACTAATTTGCAATCTGAATCATGGAATGAATCTGATGACAGGCAATGTTTATTTTTTATATTAGAATTACATATTACCTGGAAATTCTGTAGGTTACCTCCTGTTTCCTGCCCTATATGCAACAGAAGGCCATCAGCTCTCCCAGGGGAACAGCATAAGTGGCAACTTTtaccctgtttctctggagagtttTAAACTCCTGTTAATGTTATTCTGGAACCAGTTGCTGAAAGGTATAAATCAGCCTCGACTGACTCACACTTCAGGATTTCCCACCCTACTCTTGGGAAACATCCATACTCTGTTATGCTCTCACAGACGACCATACCCAGGCCTGAACTCATCTGATAGTGAATAACTCATGCCAGTTTTGGTTTTAACAGCACAGCGATAAAGTGCAGGCAGACTATCCTCGCATGGTAAGCTTTCTAAAATATAAAAGTCAAATCATAGCAACAAACAAGGACAAAGCAAACGACCCTAATTAGTGAGTCAAGGCTCACAACAAAAATATGTATAATTAAATTTTatacatccacaaacattttaTTTGttgaaatcatatcaaatcatagCTGCTTTGTGTTCCTAAATTAACAATCACAGTTTAAAAACAAGTTAGATATTAACAGTGCGCTGGACTATATATCCAGCTTTTTCAATTACAGGAAAGGAAAATAATGATCCAGTCAAATTTCTCACTTACATTCAGATAGCTTTTTTGGAACTAAAAGCTTTGCGATAAAAGTTTAAGAACAGTCCCAGCATTGTCAAACCATACATGATACTATAAATACAAAATCCATGATAGAGATATCCCCAAATTGCAAGAATCAAGTCCAAAAGAAACTGAAGGATTTGTAACTGGGTCATTCTTTTCTTCCACGTAGGTCGCTGGATCGGATTCAACGCACTCTGCCCATAGTAGAAATACAGGAggacatgaatgaatgaattcaaTGCAAGGAAAGGAGCAATGGCTGGCCACGGGTAGTAATGATAGGTGAGGTCACTCAGGATCAGCATGCTACAGTGGTGATAGACATGTAGGAAGGAGATCTGACGCTTTCGGTGTCTCAATATCATAAAGACTGTGTCGAGGAGTTCCACGTTTTTTATCACCCAATACATGAAGTAGGCATAGTACAGTTCTGAAAAGAACTCCTTTTGAAAAATGGAAGTTGCGATGCTAAGGCCACGCAGAAAGAGCAGAGTGGTGTACAGGCTCATGATGCTACAGGCCATGTTATAGACTAATAGGATCTGCAGAATTTAACAAACACAGACATTTACATGGACTTGTAAGCAGCAACTATTCAAATCACATTCTGTTCAACTTAACAAATGACAGTGCCTAAGAAAATTGAATTAATTTGGCTTCTAGCAACATAATTATG
Coding sequences within it:
- the LOC144480259 gene encoding very long chain fatty acid elongase 5-like, with protein sequence MDNLQSVNPELTTRGSFFTQLLNLKSVPTACLYIAMIVLSTYWQKYTKPLEMQKILLVYNMACSIMSLYTTLLFLRGLSIATSIFQKEFFSELYYAYFMYWVIKNVELLDTVFMILRHRKRQISFLHVYHHCSMLILSDLTYHYYPWPAIAPFLALNSFIHVLLYFYYGQSALNPIQRPTWKKRMTQLQILQFLLDLILAIWGYLYHGFCIYSIMYGLTMLGLFLNFYRKAFSSKKAI